One segment of Panicum virgatum strain AP13 chromosome 1K, P.virgatum_v5, whole genome shotgun sequence DNA contains the following:
- the LOC120649160 gene encoding 3-oxoacyl-[acyl-carrier-protein] synthase, mitochondrial-like, translating into MSCLRRARHIPLRRLRPGLSSSSPSSGAGAGALPPPRPSAGRRVVVTGLGAVTPLGRGAGATWDRLVVGRCAVRALAAEDLRLPAETAGRTLEQLPSRVVAAVPRGKGEDEFDEEAWTKDKSISGFISYALCAADEALRDANWLPSEDEKKERTGVSIGGGIGSISDILDASQMIIENHLRRLSPYFIPKILINMASGHVSMRYGFQGPNHAAVTACATGAHSIGDATRMIQFGDADVMVAGGTESSIDALSIAGFSRLRALSTKYNSSPCSASRPFDCGRDGFVIGEGCGIMVLEALDHAKERGAKIYAEIRGYGMSGDAHHITQPQHDGRGAILAMKRALDQSGLNANEIDYVNAHATSTPLGDAVEANAIKTVFGDHAASGGLALSSTKGAIGHLLGAAGSVEAIFTVLAIHHGVAPPTLNLEQPDPLFEGAFTPLSAVRKTPIRAAISNSFGFGGTNTSLLFSSPP; encoded by the exons ATGagctgcctccgccgcgcccgccacatccccctccgccgcctccggccgggcctctcctcctcctccccctcctcgggggcgggggcgggggcgctccctccgccgcgcccgtcCGCGGGCCGCCGCGTGGTCGTGACGGGGCTCGGCGCCGTCACGCCGCTgggccgcggcgcgggcgccACCTGGGACCGCCTCGTCGTCGGGAGGTGCGCggtgcgcgcgctcgccgcggaggACCTCCGCCTCCCGGCGGAGACGGCGGGGAGAACGCTCGAGCAGCTCCCGTCCAGggtcgtcgccgccgtgccgcgcggGAAGGGCGAGGACGAGTTCGACGAGGAGGCGTGGACCAAG GATAAATCTATATCAGGATTTATATCCTATGCTCTGTGTGCAGCTGATGAGGCTTTGCGAGATGCAAATTGGTTGCCTtcagaagatgagaagaaagaaagaacg GGAGTCTCTATCGGTGGAGGGATTGGAAGCATCTCAGACATTTTAGATGCATCGCAAATGATCATTGAAAAT CATTTGCGTCGCCTCAGCCCATACTTCATACCAAAGATTTTGATCAACATGGCATCAGGCCACGTTAGCATGAGATATGGTTTCCAG GGTCCAAACCATGCTGCTGTGACAGCTTGTGCGACCGGTGCTCACTCTATTGGTGATGCTACACGGATGATTCAATTTGGAGATGCCGATGTGATGGTGGCTGGTGGAACAGAGTCCAGTATCGATGCTTTGTCTATAGCTGGATTTTCTAG GTTAAGGGCATTGTCTACAAAATATAACTCATCTCCATGTTCAGCTTCGAGGCCATTTGATTGTGGTAGAGATGGATTTGT GATTGGTGAAGGCTGTGGCATCATGGTTTTGGAG GCACTTGATCATGCAAAGGAACGGGGTGCAAAAATCTATGCTGAAATTCGAGGATATGGAATGTCTG GTGATGCACACCACATAACTCAGCCACAACATGATGGTAGAGGTGCTATCTTAGCCATGAAACGGGCTTTAGATCAG TCAGGTCTTAATGCAAATGAAATTGATTATGTAAATGCGCATGCTACATCAACTCCTCTTG GCGACGCTGTGGAGGCGAATGCCATCAAAACCGTCTTTGGTGATCATGCAGCATCCGGTGGTCTTGCATTATCCTCGACGAAG GGAGCAATCGGTCATCTGCTAGGGGCTGCTGGGTCGGTGGAAGCGATCTTCACCGTGCTAGCGATCCACCAT GGAGTCGCCCCGCCTACGCTCAACCTGGAGCAGCCGGACCCACTGTTCGAAGGCGCGTTCACGCCATTATCTGCAGTGAGGAAGACGCCGATACGAGCGGCCATCTCCAACTCCTTCGGGTTCGGTGGAACCAACACCTCACTGCTGTTCTCGTCCCCACCCTAG